In one Musa acuminata AAA Group cultivar baxijiao chromosome BXJ2-5, Cavendish_Baxijiao_AAA, whole genome shotgun sequence genomic region, the following are encoded:
- the LOC103983612 gene encoding homeobox protein HOX1A — translation MEKDPKSDVEVNHSRECKVAALGHADDGRKTNANHKKNDRCTPSAKHNSKKPVRKRKEVSQKVNTKRYSLRSSLDDVRILRSMTNGKDKTSAGSSNSTAISMTKTRKKRRKGESALNNEFLLIKKRVRYLLTRINYEQSLIDAYSNEGWKGQSLEKIRPEKELERAKSEILRCKLRIRESFRHLDSLLSEGKLEENLFDDDGQIDSEAIFCAKCGSKDLSADNDIILCDGNCDRGFHQKCLNPPLATDEIPPGDQGWLCPACDCKVDCLDLLNEFQGSDLSIEDTWEKIFPEAAAVANGNKQFDDSNDSSDDSEDHDYNPDTPEVGIEDQEEGSSSEESDSISLSEEAPGSPRHNNFNDLGLPSDDSEDDDYDPERPDPDKDVQKEGSDSNESDFTSDSDEFCVELSKSTNINEESSFSLSEPKLLDGSCEGRDEMHESPINAKPPPVMEGEPGQVNTFPVSKKREREHLDYEKLYDEAYGKESPVSSKDEDWSEESAAKKAKKDDNKREDAKLPGAKAQSANNRRSLGIKGKVEDDNEIDLPNLDQPQVSKATSESTPDKGHENLVEQCDGDQLLGLDGITVTYSARKYFGQETSQKLQEVFKENQYPSRETKENLAEELGVTAKRISKWFENARHNLRVSAKGSDLPGTCGAVSDKGTDHARTSNKGNPFMEPSRKISESSKGNAESSAGSTEKISCKANNHKDQVGSGAADKLKRTVDSKRQKAIARELRKIRNGR, via the exons ATGGAGAAAGATCCTAAATCTGATGTCGAGGTGAATCATTCTAGAGAGTGTAAGGTTGCAGCTCTTGGACATGCTGATGATGGACGGAAGACAAATGCCAACCATAAGAAAAATGACAGATGTACACCAAGTGCAAAACATAACTCAAAAAAACCAGTTAGGAAAAGGAAAGAAGTATCTCAAAAagtgaatactaaaagatattcACTGAGGTCTTCACTTGATGATGTCAGGATTCTTCGATCGATGACAAATGGTAAAGATAAGACTTCCGCAGGGTCATCGAATTCCACGGCCATCTCCATGACAAAAACAAGGAAAAAGAGGAGGAAAGGGGAGAGTGCTCTGAATAATGAATTTTTACTAATTAAAAAACGTGTAAGATACTTGTTGACGAGAATCAACTACGAACAAAGCCTGATTGATGCATATTCAAATGAAGGATGGAAAGGTCAAAG TTTGGAAAAGATCAGGCCTGAGAAGGAGCTTGAAAGAGCCAAATCAGAAATTCTACGCTGCAAATTAAGGATACGTGAATCATTCCGGCATCTAGATTCCTTGTTATCTGAGGGAAAGCTTGAGGAGAATCTGTTTGATGACGATGGACAAATTGACAGTGAGGCT ATATTTTGTGCAAAATGTGGTTCAAAGGACCTGTCTGCTGACAATGATATCATCCTGTGTGATGGCAATTGTGACAGAGGTTTTCACCAGAAGTGTTTGAACCCGCCACTGGCAACTGATGAAA TTCCTCCTGGAGACCAAGGATGGTTGTGCCCTGCATGTGATTGCAAGGTGGATTGCCTTGACTTGCTTAATGAATTTCAAGGAAGTGATCTCTCAATTGAGGACACATGGGAG AAAATTTTTCCTGAAGCAGCTGCCGTCGCAAATGGGAATAAACAATTTGATGACTCCAATGATTCTTCAGATGATTCAGAAGATCATGATTACAATCCTGATACCCCAGAAGTTGGCATTGAAGATCAGGAAGAAGGATCAAGTTCTGAAGAATCAGATTCTATTTCATTGTCTGAGGAGGCCCCAGGGTCTCCCAGACACAACAACTTTAATGATCTTGGCCTTCCTTCTGATGATTCCGAGGATGATGATTATGACCCTGAACGTCCAGACCCAGATAAAGATGTTCAGAAGGAAGGATCAGACTCGAATGAATCAGACTTCACATCAGACTCTGATGAATTCTGTGTTGAGCTTAGTAAAAGTACCAATATCAATGAAGAATCATCATTCTCTTTATCCGAACCCAAACTGCTTGATGGTTCTTGTGAGGGGAGAGATGAAATGCATGAAAGCCCAATAAATGCGAAGCCTCCACCTGTAATGGAGGGAGAACCTGGTCAAGTGAACACTTTTCCAGTGTCCAAGAAAAGGGAGCGGGAACATTTAGATTATGAGAAGTTATATGAT GAGGCTTATGGTAAAGAGTCACCTGTTTCAAGCAAAGATGAAGATTGGTCTGAGGAAAGTGCAGCAAAGAAAGCTAAGAAAGATGATAACAAAAGAGAAGATGCTAAATTGCCAGGTGCAAAAGCTCAGTCTGCCAATAATAGAAGAAGTTTGGgcatcaaaggcaaggttgagGACGATAATGAAATAGACTTGCCAAATTTAGACCAGCCACAAGTTTCAAAAGCAACGAGTGAGAGTACTCCTGATAAAGGCCATGAGAACCTGGTTGAACAGTGTGATGGTGATCAATTGCTTGGTTTGGATGGGATCACTGTTACTTACTCTGCAAGAAAATATTTTGGTCAAGAGACATCTCAG AAACTTCAGGAAGTCTTCAAAGAAAATCAATATCCTAGCCGTGAAACAAAAGAAAATCTTGCGGAAGAACTAGGGGTGACTGCTAAAAGG ATTAGTAAATGGTTTGAGAATGCTCGACATAACCTGAGAGTTTCTGCCAAGGGATCTGATCTTCCAGGAACTTGTGGAGCAGTTTCTGATAAAGGAACCGATCATGCAAGGACTTCCAATAAAGGAAACCCCTTCATGGAACCCAGCAGAAAAATATCTGAGTCGAGCAAGGGGAATGCCGAGAGCTCCGCTGGGAGCACCGAGAAAATATCATGTAAAGCAAATAATCACAAGGATCAAGTCGGGTCTGGTGCAGCTGATAAATTGAAAAGAACGGTGGACAGCAAAAGGCAGAAGGCAATAGCGCGCGAGTTGAGGAAGATAAGGAATGGTAGGTAA
- the LOC135611649 gene encoding cytochrome P450 81Q32-like produces MEFFLCVALSLALLLFLKAILFSNNSTISSHEKRNLPPSPPTIPIIGHLYMFKKPLHRALARVTERYGPVLLLRFGSRPVLVVSSASAAEECFTTNDIAFANRPRLPSIRYISYNYSTPGTAPYGTYWRNLRRIATAEVLGVRRLQSSSDVRATEVRAMASHLFQYAKAGPAKVELKSRLFALVINVFMIIIAGKRYYGEEGRISEESKKFMEVAEETVALAGASNIRDFFPFLRWLDFGREVRKRLTRLDRMRDELMQGLIDDHRRESKEVKQGDGGEEQDEAKKKTTIASLLSMQKDDPEHHSDHIIKSLITGLLVAGTDTSVATMEWAMSLLLTNPETLRKAQAEIDACVGNNRMLEESDLPNLPYLRGVINETLRLYPAAPLLVPHESTEECTVDGVVVPPRTMLLVNAYAIHRDPKVWEEPNKFMPERFEGSGKESWMIPFGMGRRRCPGEGLALRMMGPTLGTLIHCFEWETVGHEELDMAEASGVTMPRAVPLVAICRPRQAMIHVLSEL; encoded by the exons ATGGAGTTCTTCCTCTGCGTCGCCCTCTCCCttgctctcctcctcttcctcaaggCCATCCTCTTCTCTAACAACAGCACCATCAGCAGCCACGAGAAGAGGAACCTCCCACCGAGTCCTCCAACGATCCCCATTATAGGTCACCTGTACATGTTCAAGAAGCCCCTGCACCGCGCTCTCGCCCGCGTCACAGAGCGCTACGGCcccgtcctcctcctccgcttcgGCTCTCGCCCTGTTCTCGTCGTCTCCTCAGCCTCCGCCGCCGAGGAGTGCTTCACCACCAACGACATCGCCTTCGCCAACCGCCCCCGCCTCCCCTCCATCAGATACATCAGCTACAACTACTCCACTCCCGGCACGGCCCCGTACGGGACCTACTGGCGCAACCTCCGCCGCATCGCCACCGCCGAGGTCCTCGGGGTCCGACGCCTGCAGTCCTCGTCCGACGTCCGCGCCACGGAGGTGCGTGCGATGGCGAGCCACCTCTTCCAGTATGCGAAGGCCGGGCCTGCGAAGGTGGAGCTGAAGTCGAGGTTGTTCGCGCTGGTGATCAACGTCTTTATGATCATCATCGCAGGGAAAAGGTACTACGGGGAAGAGGGAAGGATCTCCGAGGAGTCGAAGAAGTTTATGGAGGTGGCCGAGGAAACGGTAGCATTGGCCGGCGCTTCCAACATCCGAGACTTCTTTCCGTTTCTGAGGTGGTTGGACTTCGGACGAGAAGTCAGGAAGAGGCTGACGAGACTGGATAGGATGAGGGATGAGTTGATGCAGGGCCTCATCGACGATCACAGGAGGGAGAGCAAGGAGGTTAAACAAGGAGACGGCGGTGAGGAGCAAGATGAGGCAAAGAAGAAGACCACGATCGCTAGTCTGCTCTCCATGCAGAAGGATGACCCCGAGCATCACTCGGACCACATCATCAAGTCTCTCATCACC GGTTTGCTGGTAGCAGGAACAGACACGTCGGTGGCCACGATGGAATGGGCGATGTCGCTGCTGCTCACCAACCCGGAGACGCTACGGAAGGCCCAAGCCGAGATCGACGCGTGCGTCGGAAACAACCGCATGCTGGAGGAATCCGACCTCCCGAACCTCCCCTACCTCCGCGGCGTCATCAACGAGACGCTCCGTCTGTACCCCGCAGCGCCGCTGCTGGTGCCCCATGAGTCCACCGAGGAGTGCACCGTCGACGGCGTCGTCGTCCCCCCTCGCACCATGCTCCTGGTCAACGCATACGCCATTCACAGGGACCCCAAGGTCTGGGAAGAGCCCAACAAGTTCATGCCGGAGAGGTTCGAGGGCAGCGGCAAGGAAAGCTGGATGATCCCGTTCGGCATGGGGAGGAGGAGGTGCCCGGGAGAAGGGCTTGCGCTGAGGATGATGGGGCCGACGCTGGGGACATTGATCCACTGCTTCGAGTGGGAGACTGTCGGCCATGAAGAACTCGACATGGCCGAAGCTTCAGGCGTGACCATGCCCAGGGCAGTTCCCTTGGTCGCTATCTGTCGTCCCCGTCAAGCCATGATCCATGTTCTCTCTGAACTCTAA